A segment of the Salminus brasiliensis chromosome 5, fSalBra1.hap2, whole genome shotgun sequence genome:
AGAAAGCTGTTCACAGTGTTATGTACAAACATGAGCAAACTTTATTGGTGCAACAATCATTTAACTGATTTGCTTTCTTCACCACAAACATGACAATACACACTTAGTTTTAAAAAAGTCCAACAGTTTCACAGCTAACATTGTGGCATTTGAATTGGCTTACAGTCATATTTCCAGCAACTCATGTAGAATGCTGGGCTAGAAAAGCTCTTATTCTCTGCAGAAGCTCCTTCTTCACACTGTCAGGCACCAGTGCTATGTAAAGAGAAAACATGATTTGCaccttctttattatttttatccataCATGCATATTCATTCTTGATAAATGTGTAGGTTAATAGAGAATGGAAAAGAGGAAGCATACCTCTCCCTTTTGGGGTGACTCCAGCAACCAAGTCCTCTACTGTAACATTCTCAATCCCCTTTTCCTTGATGACCTCTACAAAATCAAAATTGCTTTGAGCATCTCAGCATTAATATGCTGCAGCGTGGATCATCTAAAACATTTGACTTTAGTGACCATTCataaggtgcatgtatttgtcactgtacagtgtgcactgtacagcaaaatatgtcctccgcatttaacccatctgtggtagtgaacacacatgcactagtgatctaggggcagtgagtacacacacacccagagcggtgggcagccaactccagcatccggggagcagagagggtaaagggccttgctcaagggcccaacagtggcagggaatcgaacccacaaccctgttttcGATAGCCagacgctctaaccgctgagccaccactgccactgaGCCTTAGACACGCCTTATAATGGGAGCAATTTAGAGCTCTTTGACCTGAGAGCTCCAAAAGTAATGGTCACAATGGTCATGCATTCAAATCCTCCCTGGAAGTACCTACATACTTTTGATTTGACAACTTATTTGCCATTACTGAAAAATAGTCAGCATTAGGTATGAAACCTTTTCCACACATTAAAATGCAACACCAGCCTAGATTCATATTCGCCTTGTCGCGATAGCCTACAGTGCTCATGTGTTTCTGCTGACTATCCAGCAGCAGCCAGCAAAGTGTATATACACCCCAAATCAGAGTTCATAATTCATCAAAATTCATAATAGGTCTCCCCATTTGTAAATACGACTTTATAATGTCGTCCATGTGCACTGACTTTGTAAATAAGGTATTGCTGACACGACTTTAAGGCAGCTTAAATgcttggcagtacttctctgatCTTACCTTTGCAATGTGCTTTTAACTGATCTCTCCAACCACACTCGATGAGTTTAGCTCTGAGCAACTCCTTTAACCTGTAACATGAACAACAGAGAAGAGTCATTAGATCAGTAAATCTCTCTTGTCCAATTAGTTACTAAACCGAAAACTCAAGAGTTGAAAACTTACCTCTCCCGCTCACCCATCTCAATTAACTTCTGGTTGATTGCAGCCCTCATTTGTAACTCTTTACTCATCACTTAACCTGGTAAGAGAGATCTTCAGTTAACATGCAGGAGCACAAACAGTAGCGAACTTAGCATGCTAGCCAAAGCGATGCTACCATCTAAAATGAGATTTTCTTCATTTAATAGCCACTACAGGAGGTAATCAAACGATACGAGAACGAACATAAATATAACAGTTATCTCGTGGCGTGTTACAGGTTATTATTAAGTTAAACGTCGGCTTTATGCTTGATATGGAGGAATGTCGCTAAATGCTACACAACAACAGTCAGATTAGGGTGACTAGCCAAGTAGCTAAGCTGGCGGTAGCTATCGCCGTTTGCCCGTTGTTGTTTTGCCAGTTAGGTTCCCCACGTTAAAGAGAACACACGAATCCATACCAAACGTAACCCGTACACCACTGGTAACACCCTAACATAGCAAACTGTCTCAGAGAAACGGTATAAAGAACATGTACCAAACACTGTTGCAGAAATTAGCATAATGTTTCATGAACAGCTTCAGAGGATCTTCTGCCCAACTCTCCCACCTCCTATTGCTTCCCCTAGGaaacacatacagacagatcgttcctctctttttttatacTAACACTAAAACAAGGAAGGTAACTGTCTGAAAACAGACATTTGCTATTTATTAACTTTTCGGTGCAAAGACTTATTTATGTAACAAAATGTGGAGTTTCAATATTCGCAAATGCAGTTTAAATATagcattatataatataataatatattatatgttattagtatatatatactatactatatatactatatatataacatatattatgttattagtatatatatatatatatatatatatatatatatatatatatatatatatatatatatatatagtagctAGGCGTTACAGCGGTTGTGCGGTTTAGCGACCGCATACGAGCGGCCCAACCTTCCCGAACTTCCCACTGACTAGTTTAGTATTTGCTTGTTTCCTTTCTTGAAATTAATACTGTACTATTTGAGTTCTCGTGTGAATATAATGTAAAATGGATACACTAAATTGCTGTTTTACCACAGGATGGCAGTATTGCTTCAGCTAGCACAAACGGGCAACGTTTCCTTACTACAgcgcccccccctccctccctccctcctcctcctcctcctcctcctcctcctcctccagtctTCCTGCAGGTTCCAACTCAGATCTCAAATCTAACACCTTATTCAGCCACTCAAGGACTCCTGAAGGCAGTAATTACTTGGATCAGATGGAATGATTTAGGGTTGGTTCCAGAATCAGTGTTGGTGACCACTTGTTTAGTATATAGTGTGTTGTCtttcaaatattattttattttctcttatGAGGATTTTAGACTGCTAGTTAAAAATCTGATATGATAAGTGTATAATAAGTCAATAATAAGTGACTACTTGATGCATGGAATTGGGTTAACATTGAAATGAGAAAGGTTCCCCTCTAGCCTTTAAACATCTCCATGCTGTCTGTATTTTTAGTGTTGCTGGCACACCTGAGCCAGTCTGCCGGCTTCCTGCAAACACTGAATCCCAAGTTCAGGCATGTTTAAAGCGGAAATAGTGCAAATAAAGCCAAGCATTTTCTGGATTCTCTTGGGAACCACAGAAATACTCAGTGCTGTCACTGAGCTGTcacatactattttacttattGATCAAGTCaactttattttacttttctaAATCAAAGTtacaatattataaaaaaaatcgaACAGCATAAGACACATTAAACTGAATTTGTGATCATAACCTGGTAACCTCTCAAAAAAAATAAGTTGTCACTGTATTTAATGACTAGCCTGATGTTCCACTGAGCTTGTACTATCTGTACTATCTGTGTTTTTTAAGTCTGGAAAAGTGAGGTAAGACTATTTTTAGATGCTTATTATGTCTGATTCGAATGACAGGTTGAACTGCTCAACAGTTAAATTATGAACTTCACTGATTTCCTGCATTTCTGCACCGGCGATTGCCTTGCTTTAATTGCCGTACCAAAACTGAGCTTGAAATAATTCACATTCTGTGCATCAATGAAGTAAAACCATTTAATATTGGGTCAGAATGCCTGAGAAGTTTGAAGCAGACAGCACTAAATTTGACAGCGTGTCATTTCAGAACATCTCTTATAAAAATTCATGAACATAGAAGAACTCAGTTCAGAATTCAGGATCTGATCTGGAATGTGGAATCTGAGTCACTGGAAAACATGGCTTCCTAAAAGTGCAATTGGCGGTTGACCTGATCTCTTTAGATTAAGGGTCTCCATCTGAAGAGGTCCAGATACCAAGAAAATTGACCCTCACCAGCCAAGGAAATGTGGAAACAACTTGTTAGGTGAGATTTGGAGGCTTTgaagtttattttcttttacttcCTGCGCTTGATTAACCAGCATGCCACGATCTAGTATTATTTCTAAAGACTGTGGTAGCAGAGAAACACTATACCCTCTACAGTGCCACCAGTCTACATACTACATATACTGTACAAATGAGTTTTGGAAAAACGGTCTGCTGCCTCAGCATAAACCGCAGTTCATTGTTTTCACTATACAATTCAGAAAGGGCCAAGGGAGAGCCCATCAAATTGCACAACTGTTTGTCCATGGTTTGTCTTTCTATTAAATGTTTTCCttgttttaaagcagcagtatgtgagaattggtatttcttgcctCTGCGCTACAGACAGAACCTAGTAAAAGCTTAATATATTAATGTACAGGTAAAATACCCAAACTAAAGTAGTCCCAATATaagctatttatatttattcatgtaCACCTCCAATCCCACAACAACCAAAGCTCAGCTTGTGATAGCAGTTATCTCCCTCTAGCAGCCATCTTAGCTTCTGCTTTTAATAGGTTGGTTCCTCATCTAATTACTACAGCCATAACTCTCATTAGTCAGTTGTTTACCACCTGATGAAGACTGGTGAGCAGAGGCATGCTCAGTTTCATAACATTCTGCACAGTCTTGCTGTTCTGGGTTGAATGACATTTCGTCGAACCGATGGGCAGCACTCAGGAGCCAGAGACAGATCACACAAGGGATTCTAGTAAAATTCTCTACAAATGCAGCTGTTGCAACATGGTGTACACAAGTGTTTAAAGGACCACCTTCTCCGTTTAAGTGTACATTTTGGTACGCTTTGTCGGGACTAAACATAGATATTACTTTGGAGGGAGACGAAGTGCATGCTTGCAACACGCCCACACAAAGAAAAGCAAATAACGATAATACATGTCCACCACAAGCACCTCAATGAATCTGAGAAAGTGAGCACAGTTCAGGAATGGAACACAAATTACCAAAATTATATCCTTCCACATGAAAAGACCCTACAGAAAAATTGACCAGACCTGCTGAATCTGGTTCGTTTCACACAAAAGGCCCATAGACAACGTAGAACTGGCCAAATTAGGACTTTCTGAAAGGCCTTTACAAAAAGCTGTAGAGCTTTTTAAAACACTAAAGACAAAGCAAAGTGAGTCCACGCAATGCTGTAGCAACACTCAAAGGCTCAAACAGATGTTTACTTTAATTGTCCAGAACAAAAGCATCAaaatttcatatttaatattgcaACACAAATGTTATTTGCATTGGTTACACATTAGTATGCCATGATGCACTGGTACAGCCTACCAAGGCTATATGCTCTGATGCTCTGTGTGTGCCCGACTACTGAAGTGGAGCTTATATATACTGGAGCTAGCAAAGTCTCTCCTACCTTGGCTGCACTTGTATGCGATGTATGAAATGACCATGCATTATGCTgatgaatgatttatttatttaatatttgtttatttatttgtcccACTTTGAGCCACTGCTCAAAAAGCTCCTATGTGAAGCTAATTAGAACCTAATTCAGGTTACCAATAATACAGGAAAATCTCACTGCACTGGAAATTATTTGTACAAATCTTAAGGAGGAAGATAATTTGAATTGCATGTTGCACAGCTTagtttgttttatattatatttatttatttaatattatctaTGAGGATGTTGTTTGCTATCCTGCTTACCACACCAATATTGCAACCTCTGAAACATGACAATTTTATTAAGGCCAATGTGTCTAATAAGTAAagatgttaaaagcaggaacagAATCAGTTGATTTCTGTGTAAAAAGCAGTTCAAAAGTAAAGCATATGTCTTATTAAGTAGCTACCTTGCTAGGTGAACTACAGTAAAATGCATCTCAAGGCATGACTGGAAAAGTAGCAAGCAGTAAATTTCAACTGCTGTGTAGCTTTTGGCCTGCCAACAAAAGTGTTGGTTCCAATGTAGTGAGTGTAATATTGCCACAGTGACTCTCTTGAGTTCTGCCTCAGCTTGGACAAGGCTTCTGTACTTTGCTGGTCTACTGTTACTGATCAGCAGATACTGCACACGGGTGGACCATGTGCTTTGGCAAAGCTCTGCCCAACACCTCCGACAAGTGGTGCAGAGCACCACTGTGGACCAGGTAACCTCTATAGTGAACACCTTctgtcacctaatacagtccatgccataaAGCTTTGCTAGTGCAGGGGCGGGCTattccggtcctggagggccaaaTTCCTGCAAAGTTTTGTGCTtgtcctgctcaagcacacctgattcaactcatctgtTAATTGCGAGGTTTAGTATGCCTGTAAGAGCTGGGGAaatcagtaaactgtgctggactcataaaataatattatttatataattgtgTATATTGCTGTATAGAGTTTACAGTGCTGTTTAAAAGTTTGCAAACGTTTGCTCTTAGTCATATTGGTTTGGGAAAAAATGGCACTTGTTTTGTGGTGctatattttataataagaAAAACTGATTTAATGTCATGGTGTAATCTAGGAACGTATTCTTTGACAATTTATGGGCTGGAAATGCTATTTGCATAAGTATTTTACACAGAAGAAAGCTATTGCACCTTTGATGAGATTGTAAATCTGAAATACAGCTGttaaaatgaagacaaaataGCATTTTAAGGAAATTAGACATAGTTACAAGCATTCACAAGACACGGAAAGGCTACACTAAATTTTTGGATCAATTGTGAGAAAATGGAAGCTACATCATATCACCCAGACACTGCCTAGACAAGGCCAACTTTCAAAACTCATCAGAACGAAAAAGGGGACTTGTGATGCAAGTGACAGAGAGGCCAACAAACACTTTGAAGAAGCTACAAAGTTCACTGACTCAGACTAGATTAAGGATACACCAGTTAATAATGTCAAGAACTGGCCTGTTTCACGGTGTAGAGATGCTTTTTTCTCAGCAGGGACTAAGCAATTTGTTAAAACTGAAGAATAAGTGAGTAGTGCAAAAATCTACTTAAAACTAAATCTAAAAGCTGAAAACTTTAGCTATTCTTAGCACTGGCATGGTCATGGAACCTGTACTGGGTACTGAATcagtgatcctctgatcatagtgacagcaccttaaTCTGCTGTGAATTTTTGAGTTTGTAATGAACCCAAGCACCAGCCTAAACAACACAGTGGTCGAACAATAGAACAAAGTCAGGCCCAGAGTGGTCTAGTGGAACATGGCACTGTCACCATGACTGatggttgctggttcaaatgcCAGCCATGCTGCTAGACAGCGTCAGCCAGGGCCCTGggagagcacaataggccttACTCTCTCCAGCTCACTTTCTTCCCACATTACTCCAGTGAACTGCTGGTTGGCACTGGAGTCTGCtgccagtgtcaggagcattgcaaaTGACCGGGGGAGAATATCTATGGGTTGGATTATTGGTAAtataaattggggagaaaatgggaaaAAATCAGAAATAAAACGGCTCTAAATCCAACTGAGAATCTGTGGAACTGTTTACAAATTGAGGTTGTCCAACCTACCTGAACAACCTGGAACAAATATGCCACAATGCAACAGAGTGGAAAGCTGGTAGTCTAAGTTTAATAGCAGCGGAATGTAGTCCTACCAAGTGCTAATCTAAGGGGTTGAATTTAGGCATGCAGCATTTTTAgtttgtccttttttaaaactttgatACATTGGCTGTTTGGGTGGTGGATGGTTCGGTGATCAAAAATAGGAAGTTGCTTAGGGCCCCAGATGTTCAGAAATGACCCTGACCTTAACAATGAAaagcattactttttttttttttttaacaaaaaataaagtgtaACAGAGGCCAAGCAACAAATATGCAGATTTAATAAAGGTgtctaaaatgtatttattgtttttttattaagctGTTAGAAAGATTTAAGTTTTAGAGGTTAGATAAGCCATTAATGCATTCTGTGCTGGGCACTTTCAGGGAGATGCTCCTGGTGGAGGTTGTGTTTATAGTGTGGAACATGGTGAGTCACACACTGTCTCTCCCACACAGCCTGACGCCTGAATCAACCTGCCACTTACAGCTGCTGAAGCACTAATGGGAGCTTCACTGGTGCCATTTGAAATGAATTTGGCATGCGTCTCTGTTTTAGAATCAAGGCAGCACAATAAAAGATGCTAAAGAAAATGGCAATCTCCCAGCCACCTGCTTCCTCTGTACCATAAATGAATTAGT
Coding sequences within it:
- the eny2 gene encoding transcription and mRNA export factor ENY2; its protein translation is MSKELQMRAAINQKLIEMGERERLKELLRAKLIECGWRDQLKAHCKEVIKEKGIENVTVEDLVAGVTPKGRALVPDSVKKELLQRIRAFLAQHST